In a single window of the Podospora pseudocomata strain CBS 415.72m chromosome 2 map unlocalized CBS415.72m_2, whole genome shotgun sequence genome:
- a CDS encoding uncharacterized protein (COG:S; EggNog:ENOG503P4T2) — MPLSGHCLCKAVTYKVDIDAPLLTGYDHCDDCQRQSGSTYSLVVVVPKDKLEVKGPVKKWKGTADSGNAVWRWFCEECGSPIAHDPDAAPEIIALKGGSLDTELKKDLKPDTEIWTASKLPFCQEHLAKPFVHMPQ, encoded by the exons ATGCCTCTCTCCGGACACTGCCTTTGCAAAGCCGTCACCTACAAGGTCGACATTGACGCCCCTCTCCTCACTGGCTATGACCACTGTGATGATTGCCAGCGTCAATCGGGCTCTACCTACT CCCTTGTAGTCGTGGTTCCCAAGGACAAGCTTGAAGTCAAGGGACCCGTCAAGAAGTGGAAGGGCACTGCCGACTCCGGGAATGCCGTCTGGCGTTGGTTCTGCGAGGAATGCGGCTCTCCCATTGCTCACGACCCCGATGCCGCTCCCGAGATCATTGCCCTCAAAGGTGGCAGCTTGGATaccgagctcaagaaggactTGAAGCCT GACACCGAGATCTGGACTGCCAGCAAGCTTCCCTTCTGCCAGGAGCACCTGGCGAAGCCTTTCGTGCACATGCCCCAGTAA